The region CGACCGCCGCCTCGTCCGTCCACTGCGAGTAGTGCCGGATCAGCTCGCCGTCGGTGTCGAGGTAGATGGCGTACGACAGCAGGCCCTCCGGCCAGTCGGCGTCCTGCCAGGCGGCGACCGTCGCCTCGGCGGCGGCACGCTGCCGCTCGGGAGTGCCGAGCAGCCACTCGCTCGACAGGGCGACGCCCGCGTCCGTACGGGTGAGGTCGGGAAGTTGCTCGGTGACGCGCACGGGTCGGCTCCTTCGGGTGGGTCGCGTGGTGCTGGTACGGGCCGACCCTAGAACCCCAACCAATGTTGAGGTCAAGTGATCCGCCTCGTGGAACTTGGCTGTCATATGTCGGGTCTGCTGTGTCGCGAGGTGATCTGGGTTATCACGAGGACTCTCCGAACGGAGAGGGCGATCGATTGTCAGGCGTCGATCGGGGGTGAAAAATTCAGCCAGTTGCCACGCTCGCGAGGCCCATGGTGGGCCGGTGCGGTGCTGGCGCGGCTGACCCAGGGAGAGTGAGAACATGCTGCGTCGTCTCTTTGTCGCGGTGGTGCTCGCCATCGGCATCACCGCCCTTATTCCCAGCTCACCGGCCCAGGCCCTCTATCCCTGCCCGGCCGGCAAAATGTGTCTGCACACCTGGTACGCCGACTCCGCCCACACGACCTGGAGGGGCAGCTACAGCATCAACTGCGACGCGGTGGTGCTTCGGCTCGGCACCCAGTCCGGATACCTGGTCTTCACCACGAGTCCGTGCGGGGGTGTGGAGCCGCCGCCGATCAGCTGATGTCGTCGTCGATCGGCTGATGACGCCCGGACCGTCGAGCCGTGGGCGTTCCGGGTGCGTCCGGTGACACACTGTGCGGATGTTGGTGAGCGCCCGGCGACAATCGGTGAGATTCGGCCGCGACACTATCGGTGCCCTGCTGGCGCTGCTCCTGCTCGGCCTCACCGTCTTCTACGGGCTGCGTGAGGCCGGTTCACCAGGCGGCGGCGGTCCGACCGTGAGCGGCTACCTCGAAGCGTCCAGTCTCAGCGGCAAGGAGCAGATCACCATCGGGGTGTTCTTCGACCTACCGCTGCTGGGCTACCGGGAACCGACCGGCGAGCTGACCGGATTCGACGTTGAGATAGCCAGGTACCTGGGGCACTCACTGGGTTTCCGGGACGACCAGATCCTGTTCGTGTCGGTAACCCCCGAAGATCGGCTCGCCGCCCTGCGTACGGGCCGGGTCGACCTGGTTCTGGCGTCGTTTTCCATCACCGGGGAGCGCCAGAAGCAGGTACGTTTCGCCGGCCCGTACCTGGTCGCCACGCAGGAGCTGCTGGTGCCGACCGCACTCGCGAACGAGGTGCGCGAGGTGGCGGACCTGCGCGGGCGGCGCATCTGCGTGACCGGCGGCTCGACCAGCGAGCTGCAACTACAGCGTCTCAACGTGCTGACGGCGGTCGCCGCCACCGTGCAGAACTGCGTCGACGGTCTGAAGAACGGCCGGTACGACGGCTTCTTCGCCTCCAGCGACCTGCTCGCCAGTGTCCGGTACGGGTCGGAGGACCGGCTGAGCCTGGTCGACCTGCCGCTGGACACGACCGAACTGCTCGGCGTCGGACTGCCGCTCGGCGATGTCCACCTCCAGGCCCTGATCGAGCACTTCCTCCAGCGCAGCTACCTGGACCCGGACCGGCAGGGCAGCCCCTGGCAGGTCGCGTACGACAGGACGCTCGGCCGGTCCGGCCTGGTCGCGATCCAGCCATTGGTCACGTCCAGTGTCAACCTGTACGACGATCTCGACCCGCAGGCGCTGGCCGTCGGTCGCACGTCGTACCGCGTACCCCGGCACGCCTCGGTGCCGCCGGCCGGGCAGGGCACCCGACGCCGGTCCCGGCTGCCCCGGCAACGCCGGACCGTCCCGAGGCGACGCCGGACAGTGCTCCGACCGCTGCCGTCCGACCGGGGGACCCGGCGGACGGCGAGTGACCCGGCCCCGGACGACCGTCCCGCCGGTCCGCCGACGCGCGGGTTCGACTGGCAGGGGCCCTGGCCGCTGATCGTCGGTATCCCGGTGACGGTATCGGCGCTGCACGTGTGGATCCAGAGTGGCGGCAACATGCAGCTCACGTTGCTGATGTTGCAGAACATCAACCCGGTCAGCTTCTTCACCACCATGGTGTTCGCCGCGCTCTGGCAACTCGCCATGGTGCCGGTCCTGATCCTGGCGGTCGGCAGCCTGATCCTGCGCAGCGCCGCCGATCCGGCCGACGAGGAGGTTCTTACCGCCCGGTACGCCTTCGCCCGGTGGACCCGACGCATCCCGAACTCCGTACGTTGGATCAGCTTCGCGCTCGCCGCGATCAGTTGGCCGGTGATGTACCTGGCCTGGTACGCGCTGGCCCTGTACAGCGTCGCGTTGGGGCCGACGCGTCGGGACCGGCCGGTCCGGCTGCCCACGATCGTGTCCGGTGCGGCGGTGGCGGCACTGATCCTGCTCGTCCCGTTGTTCCGGTCCGCCTGGCGGGCCGGCGCGGGGTTCCCGATAGTGGCGCTGGCCGCACCGCTGCTGCTGCTCGTGCTCGGCGCGGGGGGACCGATCCAGCGTACGGCGGTGCCGCTGTTCGCCCGGGGTGCGGCCCTGCTGGCACTCGTGCTCGGCGTGATCGGCCTGCACGGCATCGTCACCACACCGATCCTGCCGTTGAGCATGATCGCCGTCGCCCAGCCCGGCCAGGACGCGCAGGAACGCCTGGTCGGTGGGCACATCCTGGGGGTGGACGAGCGGTACACGATGGTCCTGCCCAAGCGGGGCGGCATCGAGATGCTGAGCAACGACGAGATCCGGTCGCAGCTCACCTGCCTGCGGGTCGAACCGGAGCGGTACGAGCTCGACCTGCTCACCGTTCTCCTGGACCAGTCCCTGCTGGACCGGATCGCCCGCGATCAGCGGCCGGATCTGGAGTCCGACCCCGGCTGCCGTCCGGTGCTGCGCTGACCCCCGCGTCGCGGTCGGAGGTCCGTGGCTGCGAAGCTTCCGCCGTGGACGCGATACGGCTGCACGAGCTGACCCCGGGCAAATACTCGCTGTTGTTGAACGCGGGATCCACCGATGTGGACGACGTGATAGCGGAGCTCGGTCACGAACCCAACGGGTACTTCTGGGAGGGCATCGCCCAGTTGCTGGTCAGCACCGAGGCGCCGGCACTCGAAGGGCGTTTCGGCTACGACCCGGAGGGCGGCATGTTCGTCGCCTACGGTACGGACCGGGACGCACTCGAAGAACTGGCCACCCTGATGCGCGCGGTGGCGACCGACACCGAGCGGGCCCGACAGTTGATCACCTCGGCGAAGGCGAACGGGTTCGAGTTCGACGACTGATGTGATCGCCCCTCGCCGCCGCGAATAGGGTGAACCGGTCGAGCCGCCCGGGCGCGCGTTCAGCTGTGGGAGGGATCCGGGTCATGCGTCTGCACGTGGGATGCGCCATGTGGACTCACCGGTCGTGGCAGGGGCGGTTGCTGGCGCATCCGCTGCCGGCGCACGAGCGCCTGCGGCACTACGCGAGCTGGTGCGACGCGGTCGAGGGAAACACGACGTTCTACGCCACCCCGGCGAGGGACACCGTCGTTACGTGGGCGCAGCAGACCGACCCCGACTTCCGGTTCGTGATCAAGCTGCCGAAGCCGATCACACACGAGCGCCGGCTCACCGACGTCGACGACGCGCTGCGGGTGTTCCTGGACGCGATCGAGCCGCTCGGCCCGCGTACGCATGCGCTCTGGGTCCAGTTGCCGGGATCGTTCGCGCCGGCCGACGTACCGGTGCTCGCGCGTTTCCTGCGCCAGTCCTCCGGTACGCACCGGTACGCCGTGGAGGTCCGCCATCCCGCGTTCTTCGAGGACCCACGGGCGACGTCGTCGCTCGAAAACGTGCTCACCGCCGCCGGTGCCGAATGGGTTCCGTTCGACACCACCGCGTTCTTCCGGAGCCCGCCGACCAGTGACGCGGAACGGGACGCGTGGATGAAGAAGCCGCGCATGCCGCTCCGGGCGCTCGCGCTGACCGACCGGCCGATCGTCCGGTACCTCGGCCGCGACGACACCACGCTGACGGTCGAGGGCTGGCAGCACTGGGTGGAGGTCGTCACCGGCTGGCTGCGCGAGGGCCGCTCGCCGACCGTGTTCATCCACACCCCGGACAACGCCGACGCGCCCGTGCTCGCCCGACGCTTCCATGACGAGGTACGGGCCCGAGTGCCCGAACTCGCACCGCTGCCCGAGCCGATCCCGGCCGAACCCCTCACCCTCTTCTGACCGGTCACCCGGTGACGAGGCGGTTCAGCGTACGGCGGCCGATGGTGGCCATGGTGCGGTTGCTCTCGGCGTAGTACCAGACCAGCCCCATCGACTGGACGAACGCCCAACCCCTGCCCCGTTCCCATTCGAGGTCGTCGCAGCCCAGCCTCTCGCGGAAGACCCGTCTCGGGTGGGCGTCGAGCAGGTGCCACGCACCGACGAGGTCCAGCGCCGGGTCGGCCGGTCCGAAGCCGCCGACGTCGATCACCCCGGCCAGCCGCCCGGCCGTGACGAGGACATTGCCCGGCATCAGATCGCCGTGGCTCATCACGTCCGGTCGGTCGAGCCGGGGTGCCGTACGCAGTTGCGCCCACATCCGGCGCAGCCGCCGTACGTCCAGCAGTTCCCCGCTGTGTGCGAAGCAGGTCTCCATCCAGCGGTCGTGGGAGGTCAGCTCGCCGCCCCGCCCCGAACCGCCGAACGTCCGACCACCGGTGTCGATCGCCCGCAGGCCGGTGACGAACTCGGCGAGGTCGGTGGCGAAGTCCGGCGAATCGGCCGGGTCCGCCTCGGTGGCGACGGTTCCGGGCACCCAGGACTGGACCGACCACGGCAGCGGATATCCGTGGCCGGGCCGTCCCAGGGCGATCGGCTCGGGCGTCGGGAACCGGGTCCGCCCAAACAACTCCCGAGCCGCCGCCGCCTCGGATTCGAGCCAGCGGACCTTCTGCTCGACCTCCCCCGGTTCGAGCGGGAACCGGCCCACCAGCCGGTCACCGATGCGGAACACCGAGTTGACCGTCCCGTACGAGGCCACGGCCCGGATCGGCAACTCCGCCCAGGCGGGGAACTGTTCCGCCAGCAGCGCCTTAACGACGTCGACCGGCACGACAACGTGGTCGGGGTGCATCACCATCGGCCGAGCATCCACCTCTTCGCGCTCGGGCCGCACCACCATTTCCGGCCGGTGACTCCGCCGGCCCGGTGCCACCGTATGCGGCCTGGGTCAGGAATGCGCACTGTCGAAGACGGACGGCTACATCTTCGGCACATAGAGTGCTGGGCATGGCATCCACTGGCAGCGCCGTGGTGGTCGGCGGGAGCATGGGCGGGCTGCTCGCGGCCCGCGCACTCAGTGAAACGTACGCCAGGGTCGTGTTGA is a window of Micromonospora sp. NBC_01699 DNA encoding:
- a CDS encoding Imm51 family immunity protein, whose translation is MDAIRLHELTPGKYSLLLNAGSTDVDDVIAELGHEPNGYFWEGIAQLLVSTEAPALEGRFGYDPEGGMFVAYGTDRDALEELATLMRAVATDTERARQLITSAKANGFEFDD
- a CDS encoding DUF72 domain-containing protein, with the translated sequence MWTHRSWQGRLLAHPLPAHERLRHYASWCDAVEGNTTFYATPARDTVVTWAQQTDPDFRFVIKLPKPITHERRLTDVDDALRVFLDAIEPLGPRTHALWVQLPGSFAPADVPVLARFLRQSSGTHRYAVEVRHPAFFEDPRATSSLENVLTAAGAEWVPFDTTAFFRSPPTSDAERDAWMKKPRMPLRALALTDRPIVRYLGRDDTTLTVEGWQHWVEVVTGWLREGRSPTVFIHTPDNADAPVLARRFHDEVRARVPELAPLPEPIPAEPLTLF
- a CDS encoding transporter substrate-binding domain-containing protein, with the protein product MLVSARRQSVRFGRDTIGALLALLLLGLTVFYGLREAGSPGGGGPTVSGYLEASSLSGKEQITIGVFFDLPLLGYREPTGELTGFDVEIARYLGHSLGFRDDQILFVSVTPEDRLAALRTGRVDLVLASFSITGERQKQVRFAGPYLVATQELLVPTALANEVREVADLRGRRICVTGGSTSELQLQRLNVLTAVAATVQNCVDGLKNGRYDGFFASSDLLASVRYGSEDRLSLVDLPLDTTELLGVGLPLGDVHLQALIEHFLQRSYLDPDRQGSPWQVAYDRTLGRSGLVAIQPLVTSSVNLYDDLDPQALAVGRTSYRVPRHASVPPAGQGTRRRSRLPRQRRTVPRRRRTVLRPLPSDRGTRRTASDPAPDDRPAGPPTRGFDWQGPWPLIVGIPVTVSALHVWIQSGGNMQLTLLMLQNINPVSFFTTMVFAALWQLAMVPVLILAVGSLILRSAADPADEEVLTARYAFARWTRRIPNSVRWISFALAAISWPVMYLAWYALALYSVALGPTRRDRPVRLPTIVSGAAVAALILLVPLFRSAWRAGAGFPIVALAAPLLLLVLGAGGPIQRTAVPLFARGAALLALVLGVIGLHGIVTTPILPLSMIAVAQPGQDAQERLVGGHILGVDERYTMVLPKRGGIEMLSNDEIRSQLTCLRVEPERYELDLLTVLLDQSLLDRIARDQRPDLESDPGCRPVLR
- a CDS encoding aminoglycoside phosphotransferase family protein; translation: MVMHPDHVVVPVDVVKALLAEQFPAWAELPIRAVASYGTVNSVFRIGDRLVGRFPLEPGEVEQKVRWLESEAAAARELFGRTRFPTPEPIALGRPGHGYPLPWSVQSWVPGTVATEADPADSPDFATDLAEFVTGLRAIDTGGRTFGGSGRGGELTSHDRWMETCFAHSGELLDVRRLRRMWAQLRTAPRLDRPDVMSHGDLMPGNVLVTAGRLAGVIDVGGFGPADPALDLVGAWHLLDAHPRRVFRERLGCDDLEWERGRGWAFVQSMGLVWYYAESNRTMATIGRRTLNRLVTG